Below is a window of Carassius gibelio isolate Cgi1373 ecotype wild population from Czech Republic chromosome B23, carGib1.2-hapl.c, whole genome shotgun sequence DNA.
tcgaatctgtaaaactgtgaattttatgaaatattttctaaggccatgtcatgtgtgtttttagagaaggctaatcagattgatttatggcccttgtcatctctgtaagatctcacatgtaaacatgtgtatgtttcactgttgaaaactgcccgaatcatgattgtattgttctcaccaaacggttctttcacacctccgccaagtatgacacattatccgcattattcttatatcattattcttttgtttttattccacctttattagccttgattgtggtttttcaggctttacaaagcaacaaagcagcgatctcacttcagtctctctttgcatttagcccttatttatcaaaagtcttactataaaaatacaacaaaacattttcttacgaccttaggtgaattattgagacaaaaatgcattatgaagaagaaaagcacctgctattagtagcattggtgctaacgttagcatcaagctacatctgacaatttatgaaattattagtacacttttactcaaaactcactttaaaccccgatcgagtgtttataataacttcctttagcgatcaggggtggaatttggtcgtttactgttgtaaaaatatgttatttgtagactttttcatcgctgcacaagttagcatttccgatgtacattttcgattttttttataaaaacgccccagatctcaagaaattctcataccaagctttactatcgtaatcgcgggtttattattcggatatttcgtgtgtacagaggtgtttctgtgttgttttggccagataactaccaggaagtgtgcaggaagcatgtgacacgatggggcggtgtccagatatgaaactctaagattgacgtttgaaagacccaatcagagtctgagtcacacaccgcacgagctgtgactactgcacgcacacacagatcgctgggagaggctgtttatcatctgatcgcgtaaatccgtggaaaatgaatagaaatgacgattctgtctgaagaaatatgaagtaaacatcagtaaatatatccatatatctccgcagatatgcatctttggtctgtaaatccttattgacgctgttcagtgagtctatgtgaacacaaataaaccgctgctgacgtgactgaacatgagtgagttgtgaatttctattcaaaatgtggcataataaggatttattattttgcactcctgacataaatcactaaatatctgtcactgcaacaatgttttatcaaaatattggtcaaatatcgaagcttgagtctttaaactttccattgatgcacagtttgtccagatgaagtaagacagtgatgtttaatgtgctgtgaaagtgaaactataataaactggggccgtcagcgatgtttgcacgcaaaggggttttAATAAACACTCAGCCCCCTGCCTCACCTGACCTCTTCTTCTGTCGGCCCCTTTTCTTATGGATGCCGCTGAAGATGTGGTTATTTCCTCTCGTCTGTGTTCGCCCAGACTGTGGTAGGCACAGACTAACTGCGGCAGGAATTTACCGTATCGTGCGTAAGGTCTTGGACATCGACGGGTGGTATGACCTTGCCACTGAGTATCTGGAGTGCAAACGCTGCAAAAAGAAATATCCTGCCTGGTCCGAGGACATCCTAGGACAGCTGGATATGGGCCACCGCAGTCAGTTTCCAGCTTTGCTGACATACAGGTAATTCATAATGACAATCATTCATTATTAGGTGCTTTTATGTGGGTTATTTTTTACCAGCTAAAGCATTTGCATGATTATACTGTTGTTTCCTTAGATACTCATGTGACAACCGGGTGCTGAGGATGATGAGGGAGAGGACACTGGGCAACAGTGTGACTCAGCTTTACAGGAAGCTGATGGAACAGCACAGTGAGGCATGGACACAGCGTGTCTTgcagtacctgactgcctgtgaacCATTCACAAGGTCCTCCCTTGTGCAGCCTCCTGTGTTTGCTGATCCTCCACTTTTACCTGCTTTGCCTAAACCTAAGTGGCTGTTAGCCGTGTATGCCAGGGATGTTCTGGGGCGACTGCACGAGGTCAAGGCCAAATTAACATCTGTCTTTGGCTGTGTTCTCAAGATGGATTCGACAAAAAAGGTATCAAAGCCCTGTTTATATCCAGAAATTTGCCAGATATGGATATGGCACGGATATGGCTCAGATATGGcacattttttttactcttttatttttccCAATAGGTCACAAAGAAACTTGCCGGTGCTGCTTCAGGAACAGCTGCCTGGTGCACAAATGTCGGAAACGAACACGGCCAGGTCCTTGTCTCTGTGCTGACAGCTGCCGAGGGACATGGACTGGACTCCATGGCAGCTGGTCTGATGAAACGCTACCGAGAGGCAGGAGAGGCAGCCCCAAAAGTGATGTACGTGGACAGGGACTGCTGCAGTCAGTACGGCCAATCGCGGGTGAAGACCATGTTTTTGGAGTGGGATGAGCTTGTAGTGCGCCTCGACATCTGGCACTTCATGCGGCGATTTGCTGCAGGTGTCACGACAGAGGCTCATCCGCTCTATGGGATCTTCATGGCACGTCTGTCCACGTGCATCTTTCAGTGGGATCCAGAGGATGTGGCTGCTCTTCGCTCCGCAAAAGAGGGTGACCTGGCGGCAAAGAAGACTGGCCACATCTCAGAAAAGGCGGTCAGTGCTCGCATTACCCGGAGGGAGTTGGCACTGCACTGCCGGAGGAGGACCAGGGGGGTGGAGGAGACCACCAGATTGATTGGGTCACTGATTGATCAGTTTGACAGTGCGGATGGGAAGGACACCCTGGGAGTTCCTCTGCTGGACCACGAACGGATCCAGCAGATATGGAAGGAACAGCGCAAGCACGTCCAGTGTATCCAAGACCCAGAGGACTTTCCGCTGTACATGAAGACAGGGACACTGAAGAAAGGCGGCGTGGAGCTGTGCTGCTACAGGTGTGCTCGTGGCTCTACCTCCTTGGAGTCATTCCACCTCCACCTGAACCGTTTTATTCCAGGTATTACATGCATATGGATTATTCATTTTTctgtagaaaatataagcactgtAACTGCTTCCATCACTTTAAAGTAATGCCGCATTAATAAATGTCACACTCTACATTATACTTTTTAATGTCATAAGCATTGACAAAGCTGTCTTTACTAACAAGTgacaatcatttttaatatagttACAAAACTCTATTAAATGTAGTATACAAATTACTTCAGAGCACCTTATGTGTAGTACATATATTGTACATATGTGACATATAAaacccttttttatatattttttgatattatttaacttttaggaACCAGTGCCAGCGATGCGCATTTTCAGGCCTATCTCCTTGAGGGCTTGATGCGTTGGAATGATGACCGAATGGAAGACGCCATAAAACGGGCGTCCTCCATTCGGACATATGGCAGTGCCATGAGCGAGGCTGTGGACCGGCTTAGCCGAACAGTCTTTGGGAAGCCCTGGGATGAGCGCTATCGCCCTCCTGGAGCATATACAGGTAagacatttaattatttcttttgcAATATTCTATTAAGTTATTAGAGTATTAGAGCCTCCAATGTTCTTGATCAATTATtaagaacactttttttattattttattattgtaggtGAATTGCTGGGAATCGAGTACCTTTACAGCCAGACTGGCAAAACACTGGTTCCAGTGCTCCAGAACCCAGAGGAGGAAGACCGGTTGGTGGAGGAGGTTGATGATCAGGACCTGCTAGATGAGGGGTTTGAGGAAGAGAGCATGGAGGACATCACAGTTCCAGTGCTGTTTGAGGATGACCCCTGCCTCAGAAACACCCCCTCATCTTTGCCTCTGCCTCAGTCCCCAGCATCACTGGCTGAGCCGTCCACATCATCTGGAGGAGAGGGACAGCATCTCGCCCCTGCCTCTTCAGTGCTGTCACAGCCATCTTTTtgtaaataactttaaagaggtgtgtgaacttgcaagcacgatgtcagacactgtaatatgctctggtcccctccctgcttaccgtggtgacgagatgcatagcagattgtcatcactcaatggctggatgtctaagtggtgcccacagaataacata
It encodes the following:
- the LOC128011635 gene encoding uncharacterized protein LOC128011635, which encodes MPLKMWLFPLVCVRPDCGRHRLTAAGIYRIVRKVLDIDGWYDLATEYLECKRCKKKYPAWSEDILGQLDMGHRSQFPALLTYRYSCDNRVLRMMRERTLGNSVTQLYRKLMEQHSEAWTQRVLQYLTACEPFTRSSLVQPPVFADPPLLPALPKPKWLLAVYARDVLGRLHEVKAKLTSVFGCVLKMDSTKKVTKKLAGAASGTAAWCTNVGNEHGQVLVSVLTAAEGHGLDSMAAGLMKRYREAGEAAPKVMYVDRDCCSQYGQSRVKTMFLEWDELVVRLDIWHFMRRFAAGVTTEAHPLYGIFMARLSTCIFQWDPEDVAALRSAKEGDLAAKKTGHISEKAVSARITRRELALHCRRRTRGVEETTRLIGSLIDQFDSADGKDTLGVPLLDHERIQQIWKEQRKHVQCIQDPEDFPLYMKTGTLKKGGVELCCYRCARGSTSLESFHLHLNRFIPGTSASDAHFQAYLLEGLMRWNDDRMEDAIKRASSIRTYGSAMSEAVDRLSRTVFGKPWDERYRPPGAYTGELLGIEYLYSQTGKTLVPVLQNPEEEDRLVEEVDDQDLLDEGFEEESMEDITVPVLFEDDPCLRNTPSSLPLPQSPASLAEPSTSSGGEGQHLAPASSGAVIGPDGIAGWDKVQDLAGFLVGLREAPYLTDLQVTEAIQLWTALPDVDKQRVNYQPRHQPQLTHGRFKAPKRSGVTPGVESVKRCLIGHPGGPAQWPSTSRLVEAICMKLCALHKSPTKKAGVSTPRWSKILSDYHHIRELVLNNQRLMDETMIQLFELNQRTLIQW